The Rhipicephalus sanguineus isolate Rsan-2018 chromosome 7, BIME_Rsan_1.4, whole genome shotgun sequence genome includes a window with the following:
- the LOC125759083 gene encoding uncharacterized protein LOC125759083, with protein MTAPASFLRGYDPEGMAWTTISTCQDENSTVPHFRHQSLNEAVARRAFAQAKTAAPNAIPASGTPAGKTQPPASRAAGSKGKAITNWKPRPFPRPGPDDFVVVLKPREHISLHQAFSENRYGAAFTAYLGPELAKCVTVLPSRDQNIVLIHTPNPAAADRLLGEFSVNTEHGAIPLHGYLRQDGGDVCHGVIVVSNSDTTESLREQVQWREGTIVEVRKFGSSNKARVTFAGKVKPRFVHYENMLIPVRKYYRTIPACGLCGVVGHRADACPNTQPNTCGLCGQQAPLVEGVRAPHECVPRCSVCGGGHATNSRECAAKFRTHKMLAPKGGAKKKSAAKKKGRHLGSPGESPSRDDSNTEKPASSAEVGKRPPTQPPHGGTGKLSTTPPRGEARAWANAGKHGTQLKNVTFAALFSRALKAAGRDPLVIVGDFNAHSTLWGYVRE; from the exons ATGACGGCCCCCGCGTCTTTCCTGAGGGGTTACGACCCCGAAGGCATGGCCTGGACAACAATTTCAACATGTCAAGACGAAAATTCCACTGTTCCGCATTTTCGGCACCAATCCCTGAATGAAGCGGTCGCGCGTCGCGCGTTCGCTCAAGCCAAGACAGCGGCGCCCAACGCCATCCCGGCCTCCGGCACACCGGCCGGCAAGACGCAGCCTCCTGCATCGCGCGCTGCGGGAAGCAAAGGCAAGGCTATTACCAACTGGAAGCCTCGCCCATTTCCAAGACCGGGCCCGGACGACTTCGTGGTCGTGCTCAAGCCACGCGAACATATCTCGCTGCACCAAGCCTTTTCGGAGAACCGCTACGGAGCCGCCTTTACGGCCTACCTCGGGCCTGAGCTGGCAAAGTGTGTCACGGTTCTGCCGTCCCGTGACCAAAACATCGTATTGATCCACACCCCGAACCCGGCGGCGGCAGATCGGCTCCTCGGGGAGTTTTCTGTCAATACCGAGCATGGGGCGATTCCACTCCACGGATACCTTCGACAAGACGGAGGCGATGTGTGCCACggcgtcatcgtcgtcagcaaCTCGGACACCACTGAATCACTTCGAGAGCAGGTGCAATGGAGAGAAGGCACCATCGTCGAGGTGAGGAAATTCGGCTCCTCTAACAAAGCTCGGGTCACCTTTGCCGGGAAGGTGAAACCGCGTTTCGTGCACTATGAGAACATGCTCATCCCAGTGCGAAAATACTACCGGACAATTCCAGCCTGCGGCCTGTGTGGGGTCGTTGGCCACCGAGCGGATGCCTGTCCCAACACGCAGCCCAACACGTGCGGCCTCTGCGGTCAACAAGCCCCGCTTGTGGAGGGGGTGCGGGCCCCTCACGAATGTGTTCCGCGATGCTCGGTATGTGGCGGTGGACACGCAACAAACTCGCGGGAATGTGCGGCAAAATTCCGCACACACAAGATGCTCGCCCCGAAGGGCGGGGCAAAAAAGAAGTCGGCAGCCAAGAAGAAGGGCCGCCATCTTGGCTCCCCCGGTGAGTCACCGAGCAGGGACGACAGCAACACCGAGAAGCCGGCGTCATCAGCAGAAGTCGGCAAGCGACCACCGACGCAGCCACCACACGGCGGCACAGGAAAACTGTCGACGACGCCACCACGCGGGGAGGCCAGGGCCTGGGCCAACGCTGGAAAACATGGAACGCAG CTTAAAAACGTAACTTTCGCAGCCCTCTTCAGTCGCGCCCTGAAGGCTGCGGGCAGGGACCCCCTGGTGATTGTGGGTGATTTCAACGCTCACAGCACACTCTGGGGGTACGTGCGTGAATAG